The Ananas comosus cultivar F153 linkage group 6, ASM154086v1, whole genome shotgun sequence genome segment AACAATTGCTGATTTTGTTCATGGAAGTGTACTGGCatgtatgaaaattttcttgtagtcacttgcagtgtacttttttttctttttttttttgagagatagttaGCACGCTacttgctttgtttatttcatttagaaataaacttagctataaatgtgaatcaactaggatttgaatttgggtctcgaataccaatcatcaagctcTTTGCCCCTTGCTCTAGAGATGGTCGGTCACTTGCAGTATACTGCACAAACATTTTGAGGTGAAGTTACATCTTATATCAACATAACTCTCGATAGAAGATTGATAAGTGACCTTACTACCCCATGCCGCAATATGTGTGTTCAGATATCTTTAAAGGTTTCAAGCTCAAACTTCATAATATCACCACATTTGTCAAATACGTCGTCTAGTGTTCTTTAGTTTGTGATGCAAGAAAGATGGGCACCCTTTTGATACGTGTAAATTGTATTTAAAATTCACTGCAGAAGAAATCAGCCTTTTTTGTTGTCTACAATATGCATGCATGACGTTTTTTtggcaacaaaaataaaagttagtTTGTCAATAAACTTTTCTTCACTTGTTTTTCTGAAGAAATCAATCCTCTAGTTCACTCCACTACTTAAATTTGAgctatgaaaataaatatattaaaaacaaaagtaTTAACCAAATAAGGCTTAAATGTGAGGCCTAAATATAATTTGATCGGGTAATCTACAAAAGACACTGCTTGTCAGTGTACATCTCGCAActtttttcagaatttttcaAGATACAACAGCAAGGAAAAACTAGAAATCTTGTTTTCAGCATGAATAtaactatctaaaatttaaaataattgaaagaTCACAcaattctaaagttaaatacGTAAGGCTCTTTACGTAGGTAAATATCTTTATAAGCAATGTGCTATCATAAGGGTGCAATTATAATAACAAAGAAAAACTTTATTCGTCAGTGAAAGCGGACGACAATGCAGGAGATGCTAGCTTTACTCATTCTAGTGAGAGCCTCCGCTGCCAAGCACTCCGCCGCCTTTTGAGCATCCTCAATATGGCCTATCAAGTCTACAGCTTCCTGGTACCTCATAACCTATAACAAATATGAGTAATTTTCTCAAATCCTTTTTTTATGTCAAGgcttaaaagattaaaattttacctCCCATACACCATCACTAGCTAGTATAATGAAGTTGGTATCGGATTCTACATTCTGTGCAGTGATAGCAAGCCTCGACTTCTTTCGGGGCTTGTGTTCTTCACTATTTGTCACGCACTTCAATTGCAGCAAACCTGTTCGACATAACacatcaaattattatttgaacaaATGAAAGATTCAACTGTTGCTTTAATGTACCAATTAATGAATTGATAAAAAGTAGCAAAAAGAACATGACCGCATGATTTTCCTTCTTGAGCAAAAACTATGGCATAAATAATTTCACAAgacaattaaataaataatggtTCCAAGATGATAGTTCCATAAAATAGTCAGAGATAATATGTTGCTTTCGAATAGTTGAGTAAGCACCTGACATAAAAGACCTTCCTTtcttcgttttatttttttcgaccAATCTACGTCGCCGCACCGTCCTTACAGACCACAACTTTGTATCCGCCACCAAAATCTGCTGCTATAAATTTCTTACCATTCATAACAAGCAAAGTTGTGGACCCTGCAACTTCATTTGCACCATCTCCTTTGTGCACATTTGCCCTGGAATTGATATAGGCCTTTATCATGATTTCTTTGGCTTTTTTCCTTATTTGGATCTACattcgaaaaatcgcaaatcATAGCgagcaataatttttttcgctTCTAAGAGAAAACATATTACAATATGGTACAGTAAAATATCACCAAGCATGATCAAGCAACCACTTATATGGTTGTAACAAAATTTGTAACTAGCGAATATTTTGAATAAGTCAAATTGTATACCTCATTAAGATTCTTTTGAAAGAGATGAGATTGCAGATACTTTGTGATGCCACCACCTGGTCCACCTATTTGCTGATCAAAGGCTCCAAACAACTATAACTCTAAGCCTTCTATTTATTTCCTTTGCGCGAGCATGGAGCCTTCAGAGTTACCATCCCTCTCGACTGAATAAAACCCATGAGAGATTCCTATCCATTTATTGTTCTTCAATAGTTCCTTGTCCTTTATACCCCTTGTAGCAAACcttctgtaaggaagtgaattctcgaaactcgaggattagacttcgattagaatcgactagtGGTTGAGTGTGCAatcttcggaaagtccgaaggtgatctTAATGCGCaaagtgcattaaggagaggtccgcgagagcaccagtgcaaaacttgcactggagcagaaatgctctcggggaccggtccctggcaaggagggaccggtcccatcaggctgggttgtggaggtctctgatgagaccggtccctggtgggcagggaccggttcccgaacgttggcccagcgaaaatagccgaaatttgcctaagtcccgaaaattcagcttttgggaaccggtctctcggacaaggaccggtctcccggggaccggtctctcaggcaaggaccggttcccgaacgcgaaatcccctctgctcgaaatggcagccttcggggaccggtctccccgagctgggaccggtccctcgctgcgaaaatgcccagagagggctgattcaaaggatgaaaagttgagggggctatttgcaaaatgtCCTATATGagggcttggggacccctctctctccctcagttgctctctaactctctctcactctttccctctctctctctagaaggagaagaagaagaagaaggagaagaagagaagaaagaagaagaaagagaagaagaaggctaagaagaagaggagagtcatcttttctccctctccctcaagcttggagcttaggttagaggtaagcttctaaccctctAATGGTAATTCtaggattttgggtttttatgggtaagaattggttcaaatggaacctagaaaagataagtagatggttcgggctcgcaattgaagctcgcaccatggatttccctctcgtcgccattctagggcacggatttgggattttagcaaatctagggttttgatctattttaatgggtcataaacctaattgctaggtcttggaacgcgtcggcgaagacggtttgccgatccgacgagcgagtgcggagttattGCCGAAttgggtactcgagggctcgcttcgcccgaggagttgaagcgacgtgcaaagatcgcaacgtcgagttttctattGTCGCgacatcgccaagaggtgggtggtgtccatcccgaagcaatcgggctcccttctttgtcttagtacatgtcgattcttgcatcttgcattattgcattataggatgattatgcattgcctttccttatgccttctttgatgatatcgtagcatgtattggatatttgacatagtggattgataaggattgggtcgagacttgtgaatcctatagtgcagagaaagtgatgggctcaatggttggtctaatgttaaacaaagaacgagtggcacctagtcgatagtaaacaatggacgagtggcatttagttgatagtaagcaaagaacaaatgacacatatGAGTCGTAGCGTATGTGAagcctatggactatatgatgattgtaaccctagaggatagggtattcttgagacgaggattggatcatgctcacggtctgtttctaaatcttgtgatggaagccccacacaagtagtgctctccggatgttggtcacgtgggatcgcttattttgggtcccaagggttTGCCTATTTaggccccggcagacggtctcggttcgtagtgcgagttgaccctccctaccttcgagatggctagtgagcagtaggctccttcagggaagccatgagattaagaaacaagtgaATAAGATCGATGAACAGGTAcatagctttacctttgacatgacgacaggttagttgcttaccaatTCATtagacatgcattcatatatctatgattgggcatagtagtgtagctttacttTCCTGTCCTTACAGTTTTTCCTAATATAAAtgtatctacttgtgcccgcttggacctagtggggagatcggcggagtcggcggccgaacccactgggaactaaggaagttagttctcaccccattttttacaggttccagttcgggtgtccccggtgagcgtgaggatcgcggtaagggcccggcgttttagtcgcattagctacctccctttttgcattagccgtcacccttttgtacttgagagtagatgatgtatagggtgaggttgagTGCTTGTACTTATGTTTTTGgatgaatgtaaaagatgtactTAAATGTATTGAGCCAATGAGTGTAATAGATTACatcttctctcttatgtacttgtatattttctatactcgtatcttgctcttggttgttgcactagtggtgcttcttgatcgtgtatttatgaattgattcctgggtaaattcttatacatgatccgttggttagccttggacggacagggaaggtcctgtccgttcggcgtctgttcgacgcgtccggggccgaaccaaattggtagcggtcacgGGGCATGACACCTTCTCACCTTAAAAATttccaacccaaaaaaaagggaacaaaTTCAGTTAGTATATCTATATACTTTTTTGAACAATACTATGCATGGTTGATTTCCTCATAAGTGATGGTTTCCTCCAAATAATTGACAACAACATTAAAATATCGATTAGTCTAGTGATTTCAAAAAGCATACATATagatctctaattttttttaaaaaaaagagaagtagaTTTGCGtctatttatattcatattttgaTTGTTCTACCCTCAACTCACATTAGAgtaaaaataaaacaagttatttgataaataaataataaatcacagaagagaaaagagataaAAGAAGTAACTCAAATTACCTTAATTCTTTTTAGAAGAACACCTAAAGCCATTTTTGTGATCCTCGATTAATccagaattttattattatacataataGCAGAGAGTgaatgtgagatccctggtgttcagcagtgaaggcttgtcgacagctctggagagtgtcggaacaagtctgagtcgcgttggcgcgaaatagacgcaaaacagactctgtacgacgcgagagcagcatttagcaagaaaatctgcaaataattatttttctgcttgctgtaccggtacagatgcgGCTGCGTATCGGTATACTTTGCCTGGATacgcgcagctgctctcgggttggcatctgtatcggtacacttgcacgtgtaccggtacatttgaGTTGGTGGTGGGCTTTTTGGTAAATTTGCTTGCCTCGTTGTATCAACTCTTCATCCCCTTGCTATATACGTGtaggagcagagagagagagagctatttactactcttctcctcctctctctctctctctctctctagcattgATCGAATAGGAGGAGCTTGGGTGGAGTAGattcgccgtcgacgtcgcgccgcagaACCGTTCGAGCCTACATTTGTCGCCGTAGCAtagcgaggaggccgggcgagagTGTGTTACTGCCGTCATCGACATCGCACAGATACTAGGGTCGCTGTCGAGGTAGGTGTGCCGTCAAATTGCTTCTTTATTTCCAAGCTTCTTCAAATTCGGGCTAGGTGCTGTCCCTGCAGATTTCCAGCATCGATCgttggcgtttcggctcgtactcaacgtaggagcgtcggattttgacgagatttggttcgttggattcaggacttcgagaggaatccacgaagcccttatttgctggatttggtgaaggtttgcTGGGGCGGAATTATaatcttctctgctgctgttttTGAGGCAGAATTGATGCTTATTGTCGGATTCTACGTGTAAAGTTTGGCGGGAGCTTGACTTCTGGCCTTTGGAGGTTTtcggttgatccagcagggTATTCCCTTGTGTCGGGACTTCctcgctgccagggattagcgactaaggtgggttaatcatcggcttATACTCCTAAGTGCCTAGTAGTCAACATGtgtaaatttcagattttgtgTAGTTTactttagctcgaattcatggattattatGTGAAttgcaaatttgaatttggagcatgtgataataaattaagtaatttatacatgttggacctggaaattaaattaggagaaaaccggcGAGTTGGACCTGTCATCAGTTACACTACCtaatttagccctaggggccgttgtattattttatattgtagCAGTATCCTCATAATAAGTATTCCAGGTAGTTTAACTTttagttacgctcgtgctgggatgccgagtacATTTTTAtagtagcgttcaggctgttctggactgttgggtgccgtcgaggttgacggtggacccgtatcgcctttttggcgacggattgtgccgagggcacgtaaCCTGTTGgtggttagaccagttagagtcggtcACTTAGATTTTGGCTTCAggtagagcctgattgagctcgacagagatacgctgtatactcggttgggtagctcccatgagtgccactccggagacgggcgttgtgctttcgcgttggtgtcgttcatgccggttggacttgctctccacggactagatagtgtggaggtagctggatagtcgcaactgggcagggacgggtgtgttcacagtcccagggacggctatgcttacagtcccgcttagattgggtcagatttgacatttcctacagttggttagtgtagagcatgatagtgtagtgattcatagtggtagattttattcctgcatttactactatccctactcccttctgtagacttagtgggtggaccgatgttgttgagggcggcacccactgaggactacttgttttacagtagttctcacgccctgttgttaccctatttttgcagagccattgtcttcggctgctgctgttgctgaccaggatcgaggcaagggcgtcgcgagttagagccctacccgacgagccgagctagaggtgcccctgcAGCAGGTAGTGNNNNNNNNNNNNNNNNNNNNNNNNNNNNNNNNNNNNNNNNNNNNNNNNNNNNNNNNNNNNNNNNNNNNNNNNNNNNNNNNNNNNNNNNNNNNNNNNNNNNNNNNNNNNNNNNNNNNNNNNNNNNNNNNNNNNNNNNNNNNNNNNNNNNNNNNNNNNNNNNNNNNNNNNNNNNNNNNNNNNNNNNNNNNNNNNNNNNNNNNNNNNNNNNNNNNNNNNNNNNNNNNNNNNNNNNNNNNNNNNNNNNNNNNNNNNNNNNNNNNNNNNNNNNNNNNNNNNNNNNNNNNNNNNNNNNNNNNNNNNNNNNNNNNNNNNNNNNNNNNNNNNNNNNNNNNNNNNNNNNNNNNNNNNNNNNNNNNNNNNNNNNNNNNNNNNNNNNNNNNNNNNNNNNNNNNNNNNNNNNNNNNNNNNNNNNNNNNNNNNNNNNNNNNNNNNNNNNNNNNNNNNNNNNNNNNNNNNNNNNNNNNNNNNNNNNNNNNNNNNNNNNNNNNNNNNNNNNNNNNNNNNNNNNN includes the following:
- the LOC109711618 gene encoding putative protein phosphatase 2C-like protein 44, coding for MIKAYINSRANVHKGDGANEVAGSTTLLVMNGKKFIAADFGGGYKVVVCKDGLLQLKCVTNSEEHKPRKKSRLAITAQNVESDTNFIILASDGVWEVMRYQEAVDLIGHIEDAQKAAECLAAEALTRMSKASISCIVVRFH